The Mammaliicoccus sciuri genome window below encodes:
- a CDS encoding CDP-glycerol glycerophosphotransferase family protein: MIKIINVHDQYNLKNYLITECHEENHIILIDKYTQVREDVLNKLELDNQSYIVDYTNNGYYTNDSRYMGKAFITVADWFNNITLQPNIIFKKDDLLWLISNYKWETIFDITLNAIFHLDEIKIDPHVIFDYVHQSKPSASCLAAFKNESLRFEEKFYLNKIALLNGITPIFKAKETRLPSIARTIDKVMLKSHFQLPKIAYQKLNNTALQKQIKTINIYDKDQSKIKLHIVFLGFDYGYRGNSKYLFEYLIKQHPKYTVYFITDEEKGDHFVSPSHSDTKQIIEEANVVILESYLPDHFKPNGTIIQLWHGTPLKRLFLDSKEPKQNIDIYNYRARKYNKLIKQDYFITDVESINGVFKSAFPLEETEIVACGYPRNQYLLEQHSNSNEINKIKQQLNLNTDKETILYTPTWRDNQEEEFLLEFTDEMKAKYNIIYKYHEEDHANKQHNYIDTTQFETQQLLLVSDIVISDYSSIVFDALTIDKKVYLYTPDFNNYDYNRGLYKEVYETINDNQYFEQSLLFNAIMNNDYHTISDQFINKNNQSYETITQLIEQAMD; this comes from the coding sequence ATGATTAAAATTATAAATGTTCATGACCAGTATAATTTAAAGAATTATTTAATTACAGAATGTCATGAAGAAAATCATATTATTTTAATAGATAAATATACGCAAGTTAGGGAAGACGTATTAAACAAGTTAGAATTGGATAACCAATCTTATATTGTTGATTATACAAACAATGGTTATTATACAAACGATAGTAGATATATGGGCAAGGCATTTATTACAGTTGCTGATTGGTTTAATAATATAACGCTTCAACCAAATATTATTTTCAAAAAAGATGATCTATTATGGCTAATTTCTAATTATAAGTGGGAAACGATATTTGATATCACATTAAATGCGATTTTTCACTTGGATGAAATTAAGATTGATCCTCACGTTATATTTGATTATGTTCATCAAAGTAAACCAAGTGCAAGCTGTTTAGCAGCATTTAAAAATGAAAGTCTCAGATTTGAAGAAAAATTCTATTTAAACAAAATTGCACTTTTAAATGGCATTACACCAATATTTAAGGCGAAAGAAACACGCCTTCCATCTATCGCAAGAACAATTGATAAAGTCATGTTAAAATCACATTTTCAATTACCTAAAATTGCGTATCAAAAATTAAATAATACAGCACTACAAAAACAAATAAAGACAATTAATATTTATGACAAAGATCAGTCGAAAATCAAGCTACATATTGTATTTTTAGGTTTCGATTATGGTTACAGAGGTAATTCAAAATATTTATTTGAATATTTAATAAAGCAACACCCTAAATATACGGTTTACTTTATTACGGACGAAGAAAAAGGTGATCACTTTGTTTCTCCTTCTCATTCTGATACGAAACAAATTATAGAGGAAGCTAACGTAGTGATACTTGAAAGTTACTTGCCAGATCATTTTAAACCTAATGGTACAATCATTCAGTTATGGCACGGTACACCTTTAAAACGACTATTCTTAGATAGCAAAGAACCTAAACAAAATATTGATATTTATAATTATCGAGCACGTAAATATAATAAATTAATTAAACAAGATTATTTTATAACGGATGTAGAATCTATCAATGGAGTGTTTAAATCTGCATTTCCATTGGAAGAAACAGAAATTGTTGCATGTGGTTATCCTAGAAATCAGTATTTATTAGAGCAACACTCAAATTCAAATGAAATAAATAAAATCAAACAACAGTTAAATTTAAATACTGATAAGGAAACAATTCTCTATACGCCGACATGGAGAGATAATCAAGAAGAAGAGTTTTTATTAGAATTTACAGATGAGATGAAAGCGAAATATAACATTATTTATAAATATCACGAAGAAGATCATGCCAATAAACAGCATAATTATATCGATACAACACAGTTTGAAACACAACAATTACTACTTGTTTCTGACATTGTAATCAGTGATTACTCTTCAATCGTGTTTGATGCATTAACAATTGATAAAAAAGTGTATTTATATACACCAGATTTTAATAATTATGATTATAACCGTGGTTTATATAAAGAAGTTTATGAAACAATCAATGATAATCAATATTTTGAACAGTCATTATTGTTTAATGCAATTATGAATAACGATTATCATACGATTAGTGACCAATTTATCAACAAAAATAATCAGTCATACGAAACTATCACGCAATTGATAGAACAAGCTATGGACTGA